The DNA window TAACTTACCGTTTGTAAAGGAAAAGAGAACACGATGCAGATCAACAGCTGGATGTGATCTTAAAGCTGTGATCTCAAAGTTAAGAACTTAAAGTTCACAATTACTAACAATTGCACCGTCACGTGATGGCGTCGCCAAGATcaatttcttcttctcctgtttctGTGGCGTCACCAACCGCTCGCGGGTGCAGTACCGCCACCTCTCCTGACTGGAGGACCCTCGCGCCTAAATCTGACCACGAGGCCCCGGTACCTCGGAAAATCGCCCTAAATACAACATCCTCTGAGTCTGTGGACCTGGGACAGTGGAGGACATGTTGCCCACCGTTCACGCCTTCTAACGATCATGTTTCTGAACCATAAATGTgagataaatataaatatgtaaGATAAATATCTAATATCTGAACATTCTTCTTCAGTCAGTAACACGACGCCCAGCAGACAATAGTTAATGTGATCTGGAGGCTTTAACATCAGAGGTCAATTATATATAATCCTAGAAAGAAAACTCAGAATcataaaaatacaataataaatTAAGAATGCTGGCTAACAGTTGATAATATTAAGAAAGAAAGATTGAAATATCAGAGGCAGGTGACTGGTTAATTTTATTTCGGTTATTTTCAGTAAATTgaatattaaataaaacatcatttaaagATTGTTTTTGAATAACCAATACATTTTTGACTTTTTACTGTTGAGGGtataaatttatttattttctgttcaatGAAGAAAATGATGCTAACCAGGCTTTACAGCAAATGATCAATAATCCATTTAAGCCTGTACGCAAACTTCATCAACGTTTAGGAATATTTAAGTCAATTTAAAAACCACCATTCACATCAATCGCTATATCAGAAACatggatcaatcaatcaatcaatcaaaacaTGGATGAATGAAGATCAGTCAGAAATGTGATaatcacacagagcagcaggctgaAGGAGGGAAGGAATAAAGGAGGGAAGAATAAAGGAGTGaaggaataaaggaaggagTGAAGGATAAAAGAAGGAATAAGGAGTGAAGGaataaaggagggaaggaaTAAAGGAGTGAAGGAGGAATAAAGGCTACCTTAGGAAGGaataaaggagggaaggaaTAAAAGAGTGAAGGAATAAAGCCTAAAGTCGGAAGGAATAAAGGACTAAAGCCGGAAGGACTAAAGGAGGGAAGGAATCCCGGAGGGAAGAATAAAGGCGTGAAGGCCTACCGGCCTCCCGGCCGCCTCGCCCTAAGCGGGCCGGCCTCCCGGCGTGCCGTCCTCCCGGCCCCGGCCGGAAGGAATCCCGGCCGCCGGCCCCCTGCCGGCGGCCGGCCTCCCGGCGGGCCGGCTCCCGGAATCCCGGCCGGAAGGCCTCCGGCGTGCCGCCTCCCGGCGTGCCGGCCTCCCGGCGGGCGGGCCTCCCGGAAGGAGTCCCGGCCTCCCGGCGGGCCGGCCTCCCGGCGTGCCGGCCTCCCGGAGGTCCGGCCTCCCGGAAGGCGTGCCGGCCTAAGCCGGGCCGGCCTCCCGGCGGGCGTGCCGGCCTCCCGCCGGGCCGGCCTCCGGCCGGCGTGCCCGCCTCCCGCCGGCGTGCCGGCCTCCGGCGGCCGGCCTCCCGGCCGGGTGAAGGCCTCCCGGAAGGCCGGAAAAAACTCCCGAAGCATGGGCGGCCTCCGGCCGTTCCAGGCCTAGCGGCCGGAATCCAGGCGGAGTGCCGGAATAAAGGAATAAACGTTGCTATTCTTGAAACCAAACCATTAAAATTGGCTGacctgctccctaaccctgtctCAGGTGATTAATCATCTCCTTCCTTCCTGGAAATATTCCGTCCAGTTTTCCGAGGGGGGTCAAGGATTTGCTCCGGTTTGGGAACCCGAGTGGAGGCGGAGCTCCAGCGACGGCCGATTACTGATGACTCAGCTCATGTTTCAGCCCCAAGTGAGCGAGATCAAAACGTTAAAATGCCACAAAGTTctaaagagaaacagatggaaacTTGAAGCAGCGCCAAGCGTCTTCGATGTCTGCTGGTtttatttgacctttgacctgtcgcGATGTGACGCACAATAAAGCTTCTGAAACTAAAACCATCAAACACGAGCTCAACAGGTTCCTTCGGGATTTGaaagcattttaaaaggaaaagatgaaacTTTTGCATTAGTTAAACAGCTTCGGGGCTTCGGAGACTTTAGAGCGTCACTTTCCTGTGAAGACGTTTGTTGACAGATTCAATTATCGGGGTGAGATCATTTATTAGAGAAATGAAGTTTTCTTTACACATCAAAGCTCATCCAACCAACTGGATTCAGAAGAGCCTCAGGCCACATTTCAGCCTGACGACGTCGCCGCTGGTCCAGAGCAGAGCCTGGGTGGTTCTGGCCGGTGGCTGCGGGGCGGCGCTCCGGGCGgcgccctccacctccaccagctggtCAAACACAGTCATGCTGGAGAAGCTCTCCACCATGAGCGAGGACGGCTCGCTCGACTGTCTGGGGACTTCGCCCAGAGGGAAGTTCTTCCACGCAACGTCGTCGGTGCACAGCTGCCACGGGGACCGAGCAGGCGATCCGCCTCGTCGCCGGGGGCTCCTGCGCTCTCCCGGGAGACGGGGTCTCTCCTCGCCACCGCCGCTCGCCACCGCGAGCGCTGCATCTTCTCACGCAGACTCTCCAGCGTGTAGACCTGCTGGGCCGGAGCCGCCGGGCCGGGCCGGTCCACCTGGGTGtagatggagcagagctgcagcagcttctgccgCGTCTCCAGGGGCAGAGGGTGCTCCATGTCGTCCAGGATCAGCCGCAGCAGGTGCGGCGTGCTGGCGCAGGCCGCCTCCAGGCACagcgccaccagctgctgccaccTCATCTGGATCCGGTTCACAAAGATGCGGCCCTTCAGCCGAGCCTTCCGCTGCACCTTGGTCTCAAAGTGCTGCGCGACGTTCTTGGCGTTGCACGAGATGAGCTGGGAGATCCAGGCGGAGACGTAGAAGCTCCTGTGGTGGTTGGGCTCTGcagtcagcagcttcagctccgcgaagagcttctccagcaggaggtggatgAAAGACGGAGCGTTGAGCATCTTCAGGAGACTCAGCCAAAAGTGCAGGAAGATCTGAGGGAGCTTGGGTTCAACAGGACAGGGACCgtcaccagaaccagaaccacagccTAACGTTTGCAACTGTTGGGCCGTAGGAACCAGAAATCCATCTTCTAGCATCACGTCGATGAGGAGCCCACTGGCCTCCAGGGAGAACTGCTTGATCTCAGCCAACAGCCAGTTCAGGTCTGCAAACGGACCCCCTTCTGGGCCTGCGCCTAAACTTTCAAACTGAGTCTTCTCATAAGAAACAAGCAGGCCGCGGGCCTTCTGGTAGGCCTGCATCTCCCTCTTCTTGGCAGCAAGCTCATCttccctcatcttcatctcctcttcatcctcctcctcatcctttaAATCCCAATTTTCACTCGTTCCCCCACCGAGCTGCCTGGACCAGtactcctgctgcagccactcCAGAACCACCTTGCATCCCTTGCGGCACCATTTCAGCGTGGGCATCTTGCGGTGGGTGAAATCGTGCCGGAGGTTCACGACCCACTCCGGGATGTTCAGGTTTCCAGCCAGTCGTCGCAGCGGTCGTGCGACCTTCCCCTGCTGCCGTTCTGTAATCAAGTTCACGAACCGGACCAGGGCCGCGCCGTACATCAAGACCAGATCGTCACCGTTCAGGGCCCCGGCCCGGTCCAGGACCTGGCACCGGACCAGGTCCGCGGTGCAGTCCACGGCGACAGGAGTGCTGCTGGCGTACCTGGCCTTCCAGGCTGAGACCCGGCTCAGGGCGAACTTCTGCAGCGAGGGATCCTTCGAGTACAGCTGGTCCATGACCTGGTCCCACTCCGCTTTGTTGATCCAGGCCACCACATGGCGCTTCTTCTCCGAACCCTTCTTCT is part of the Takifugu flavidus isolate HTHZ2018 chromosome 8, ASM371156v2, whole genome shotgun sequence genome and encodes:
- the las1l gene encoding LOW QUALITY PROTEIN: ribosomal biogenesis protein LAS1L (The sequence of the model RefSeq protein was modified relative to this genomic sequence to represent the inferred CDS: inserted 1 base in 1 codon); protein product: MKKKGSEKKRHVVAWINKAEWDQVMDQLYSKDPSLQKFALSRVSAWKARYASSTPVAVDCTADLVRCQVLDRAGALNGDDLVLMYGAALVRFVNLITERQQGKVARPLRRLAGNLNIPEWVVNLRHDFTHRKMPTLKWCRKGCKVVLEWLQQEYWSRQLGGGTSENWDLKDEEEDEEEMKMREDELAAKKREMQAYQKARGLLVSYEKTQFESLGAGPEGGPFADLNWLLAEIKQFSLEASGLLIDVMLEDGFLVPTAQQLQTLGCGSGSGDGPCPVEPKLPQIFLHFWLSLLKMLNAPSFIHLLLEKLFAELKLLTAEPNHHRSFYVSAWISQLISCNAKNVAQHFETKVQRKARLKGRIFVNRIQMRWQQLVALCLEAACASTPHLLRLILDDMEHPLPLETRQKLLQLCSIYTQVDRPGPAAPAQQVYTLESLREKMQRSRWRAAVARRDPVSRESAGAPGDEADRLLGXPWQLCTDDVAWKNFPLGEVPRQSSEPSSLMVESFSSMTVFDQLVEVEGAARSAAPQPPARTTQALLWTSGDVVRLKCGLRLF